A DNA window from Helianthus annuus cultivar XRQ/B chromosome 15, HanXRQr2.0-SUNRISE, whole genome shotgun sequence contains the following coding sequences:
- the LOC110911726 gene encoding probable WRKY transcription factor 65 has product MEVGFHRRSVHQEDDQNSPENSEESPRSPLSHDTKATSTSSTKSKRGAKKRVVHVPIKEVERSRLKGETNAPPADSWAWRKYGQKPIKGSPYPRGYYRCSSSKGCPARKQVERSRADPTMVMVTYSCEHNHPWPASKNKNHHHHHHNYNTPPSPPTTTEATNSDVTNDQLEELEDDHQISNRQSEPEFERESEPEPELEPESKADQKFTSFEVGSSCGPFATTTNQYYEWFSDFDSTSPTMLESPLMARDMAEDNDMAKIFSIRDDEDSFFADLGELPECTTVFRRREIERVEEHHRKLAPWCGTTG; this is encoded by the exons ATGGAAGTTGGATTTCACCGGCGCAGCGTCCATCAAGAAGACGATCAAAACTCGCCAGAAAACAGTGAGGAATCGCCGCGTTCACCTCTTTCCCATGACACCAAGGCAACATCTACTTCCTCTACTAAAAG TAAACGAGGAGCGAAGAAAAGGGTTGTGCACGTACCGATCAAAGAAGTTGAAAGATCTCGACTTAAGGGCGAGACAAACGCCCCACCAGCTGATTCCTGGGCTTGGAGAAAGTACGGCCAAAAACCTATCAAGGGATCTCCGTACCCTAG GGGCTATTATAGATGTAGTAGTTCCAAAGGTTGTCCAGCAAGAAAACAAGTAGAGAGGAGCCGGGCGGACCCTACGATGGTGATGGTGACGTATTCTTGTGAGCACAACCACCCTTGGCCGGCttcaaaaaacaaaaatcaccaccaccaccaccacaactacaatacgccaccatcaccaccaaccaCCACTGAAGCAACCAATTCGGACGTTACCAATGACCAATTGGAAGAATTAGAAGATGACCATCAAATTTCAAATAGGCAATCTGAGCCTGAGTTTGAGCGTGAGTCTGAGCCTGAGCCAGAGCTTGAGCCTGAGTCTAAGGCTGACCAAAAGTTCACAAGTTTCGAGGTGGGGTCATCATGTGGGCCATTTGCCACAACCACCAATCAATACTACGAGTGGTTCTCAGATTTTGACTCCACATCACCAACCATGCTCGAAAGTCCCTTGATGGCTAGGGACATGGCCGAAGATAACGATATGGCAAAGATTTTTTCAATTCGAGACGACGAAGACTCTTTTTTTGCCGATCTAGGCGAGCTGCCTGAATGCACGACCGTGTTTAGGCGGCGGGAGATAGAAAGGGTGGAGGAGCACCACCGGAAATTGGCCCCATGGTGTGGTACCACCGGGTGA